From the genome of Vicia villosa cultivar HV-30 ecotype Madison, WI linkage group LG2, Vvil1.0, whole genome shotgun sequence, one region includes:
- the LOC131648537 gene encoding uncharacterized protein LOC131648537, with amino-acid sequence MASSSSTKVSMKLLIDTKNNKVLFDEASKPVIDFLFNLLCLPIGTVVKLLSSNNMVGSLGNLYQSVENLNQNYMQPFQTKDVLLNPKAQSSSTQISGFLTRNHAKENKDEEIKLFMCPNKLKFIILEIRRLLKKKGFSNNKSGFVKDVITFMVMDDLVIHAMSTISSITLLTKFNIKEIGTLQEKIVEMGMNMLLTHLLSVSLCLIAGMCNTLPICV; translated from the exons ATGGCGTCTTCTTCTTCCACCAAAGTATCCATGAAGCTTCTTATCGACACAAAGAATAACAAAGTTCTCTTTGATGAAGCTTCAAAACCTGTCATAGACTTTCTCTTCAACTTGCTATGCTTACCTATTGGTACTGTAGTTAAGCTTCTAAGTTCAAATAACATGGTAGGTAGCTTAGGAAATCTCTATCAAAGTGTTGAAAATCTGAACCAGAATTACATGCAACCATTTCAAACCAAGGATGTTCTCTTAAACCCAAAAGCTCAAAGCTCTTCCACTCAAATCTCAGGCTTCCTTACTCGTAACCATGCCAAAGAAAACAAAGATGAAGAAATAAAGTTGTTCATGTGTCCAAATAAGT TGAAGTTCATTATATTGGAAATAAGAAGGTTGctgaaaaaaaaaggtttttccaATAACAAGAGTGGTTTTGTGAAAGATGTTATAACCTTTATGGTGATGGATGATTTGGTGATTCATGCAATGTCAACAATATCAAGCATCACACTGTTAACCAAGTTCAATATCAAGGAAATTGGTACTTTGCAAGAAAAGATCGTTGAAATGGGAATGAATATGCTTCTAACCCATCTGTTGTCTGTCTCGCTATGTTTGATCGCTGGAAtgtgtaataccctaccaatatgtgtctaa
- the LOC131645844 gene encoding glutelin type-D 1-like, with amino-acid sequence MDIDLTPKLSKKVYGDNGGSYYSWSPSELPMLREGNIGAAKLALEKNGFATPRYSDSSKVAYVLQGSGVAGIVQPESEEKVLAIKTGDALALPFGVVTWWFNKEDTELVILFLGDTSKAHKAGEFTDFFLTGPNGIFTGFSTEFVGRAWDLDETNVKTLVGKQTGKGIVKLDGSISLPEPKDGDRKGMVLNCLEAPLDVDVKNGGRVVVLNTKNLPLVGEVGLGADLVRLDGNAMCSPGFSCDSAFQVTYVVRGSGRVQVVGVDGKRVLETTLKAGNLFIVPRFFVVSKICDPKGMEWFSIITTPNPIFTHMAGSSSVWKALSSTVLQAAFNVDAETEKLFRSKRTGDAIFFPPPK; translated from the coding sequence ATGGATATTGATCTCACTCCAAAATTGTCGAAGAAAGTGTACGGTGACAATGGTGGATCGTATTACAGTTGGTCACCATCTGAACTTCCTATGCTGCGTGAAGGTAACATTGGTGCTGCCAAGTTAGCTCTTGAGAAGAACGGTTTTGCCACTCCTCGGTACTCTGATTCTTCCAAAGTTGCATATGTTCTTCAAGGAAGTGGAGTTGCTGGAATTGTGCAACCTGAATCAGAAGAGAAGGTTCTTGCAATTAAGACTGGTGATGCTTTAGCACTTCCTTTTGGTGTTGTGACATGGTGGTTTAACAAAGAGGACACTGAGTTGGTTATTTTGTTTCTTGGAGATACTTCAAAAGCACATAAGGCTGGTGAGTTCACTGATTTTTTCCTAACTGGTCCTAATGGAATCTTTACCGGATTTTCGACTGAGTTTGTGGGAAGAGCTTGGGACTTGGACGAGACCAATGTGAAGACCCTTGTTGGGAAACAAACCGGGAAAGGGATTGTGAAGCTTGACGGAAGCATCAGTCTTCCTGAGCCTAAAGATGGAGACAGGAAAGGTATGGTCTTGAATTGTCTAGAGGCACCATTGGATGTCGATGTTAAGAATGGCGGAAGGGTTGTTGTTTTGAACACCAAAAACCTTCCTTTGGTTGGTGAGGTTGGTCTAGGAGCTGACCTTGTGAGGCTTGATGGAAATGCCATGTGCTCGCCTGGATTCTCTTGCGATTCTGCTTTCCAGGTTACTTATGTTGTTAGGGGAAGCGGACGCGTTCaagttgttggtgttgatggCAAGAGGGTTTTGGAGACTACTTTGAAGGCTGGAAATTTGTTCATTGTCCCAAGGTTTTTCGTCGTCTCCAAGATTTGTGACCCCAAGGGAATGGAGTGGTTTTCTATCATCACTACTCCTAATCCCATCTTTACACACATGGCTGGAAGTTCTTCGGTGTGGAAGGCATTATCATCTACAGTTCTGCAGGCTGCTTTCAATGTAGATGCTGAAACTGAGAAACTGTTTCGTTCTAAGAGAACTGGAGATGCCATTTTCTTCCCTCCTCCAAAGTAA